The following proteins are encoded in a genomic region of Glycine max cultivar Williams 82 chromosome 18, Glycine_max_v4.0, whole genome shotgun sequence:
- the LOC113000210 gene encoding uncharacterized protein, with product MKQAPDVHRRDVSFEIGDWVLIKLRPQRQASATREPYSKLAKHFYGPFWIIRNIGKVAYKVQLPEDSCIHPIFHCSLLKHFHSTTTEVEPILQLPLITDNNQPVIRLLTFVNSRWDNTTPALRLLVLVQ from the coding sequence ATGAAACAAGCTCCAGATGTTCACCGTAGAGACGTTAGCTTTGAGATAGGTGATTGGGTTCTCATCAAACTGCGACCTCAGAGACAGGCGTCTGCAACTAGGGAACCCTACTCTAAACTAGCCAAACACTTTTATGGACCATTTTGGATCATTCGAAATATTGGCAAAGTGGCTTACAAAGTGCAACTACCAGAAGATTCCTGCATCCATCCCATTTTTCATTGTTCTCTCCTCAAACACTTCCACTCGACTACAACTGAGGTTGAACCCATTTTGCAGTTGCCATTAATCACAGACAATAATCAACCTGTCATTCGACTATTAACCTTTGTCAACAGTCGTTGGGACAATACTACCCCTGCTCTGAGGTTGCTTGTCTTGGTTCAATAG